A genomic window from Helicobacter pylori includes:
- a CDS encoding nickel-dependent hydrogenase large subunit — translation MSKKIVVDPITRIEGHLRIEVIVDDDNVITDAFSSSTLFRGLETIIKGRDPRDAGFIAQRICGVCTYSHYKAGVTAVENALGITPPLNAQLVRSLMNMALLFHDHVVHFYTLHGLDWCDIMSALKADPIEASKLSFKYSPYPINTGAGELKAVQKRLSDFAKSGSLGPFSNGYYGHKTYRLSPEQNLIVLSHYLKLLEIQREAAKMTAIFGAKQPHPQSLTVGGVTSVMDILDPTRLAEWKSKFEVVANFINHAYYPDLVMAGEMFANEQSVIKGCGLKNFIAYEEVLLGKDKYLLSSGVVLDGDISKLHPIDESLIKEEVTHSWYQYEYTKEVQLHPYDGQTNPHYTGFKDGESVGIENKIIPTKVLDTKDKYSWIKSPRYNSKPMEVGPLSSVVVGLAAKNPYVTEVATKFLKDTRLPLEALFSTLGRTAARCIEAKTIADNGLLAFDALVENLKSDQSTCAPYHIDKNKEYKGRYIGQVPRGMLSHWVRIKNGVVENYQAVVPSTWNAGPRDSQGQRGAYEMSLIGTKISDLTQPLEIIRTIHSFDPCIACSVHVMDFKGQSLNEFKVEPNFAKF, via the coding sequence ATGTCAAAAAAAATAGTAGTTGATCCAATCACTAGGATTGAGGGGCATTTAAGGATTGAAGTGATCGTAGATGATGATAATGTGATCACCGATGCGTTTTCTTCCTCTACGCTTTTTAGGGGGCTAGAGACGATCATTAAGGGCAGAGACCCACGAGATGCGGGCTTTATCGCTCAAAGGATTTGCGGGGTATGCACTTATTCGCATTACAAAGCCGGTGTTACTGCGGTAGAAAACGCTCTAGGCATCACTCCTCCATTAAACGCGCAATTGGTGCGATCCTTGATGAACATGGCACTGCTTTTTCACGATCATGTGGTGCATTTCTATACTTTGCATGGGCTTGATTGGTGCGATATTATGAGCGCTTTAAAAGCAGACCCTATTGAAGCTTCAAAACTTTCTTTCAAATACAGCCCTTATCCTATCAATACCGGTGCAGGCGAATTGAAAGCGGTTCAAAAACGCTTGAGTGATTTCGCTAAAAGCGGATCTTTAGGGCCTTTTAGTAATGGCTACTATGGGCATAAAACCTATCGTTTAAGCCCAGAGCAAAATTTAATCGTCTTAAGCCACTACCTCAAGCTTTTAGAAATCCAAAGGGAAGCGGCGAAAATGACCGCTATTTTTGGAGCCAAACAGCCTCATCCGCAAAGCCTAACTGTAGGGGGTGTTACGAGCGTGATGGATATATTAGATCCGACGAGATTGGCGGAATGGAAGAGCAAGTTTGAAGTGGTGGCCAATTTCATCAACCATGCTTACTACCCTGATTTGGTGATGGCAGGCGAAATGTTCGCTAACGAGCAATCTGTCATTAAAGGCTGCGGCTTAAAGAACTTTATCGCTTATGAAGAAGTGTTGCTCGGGAAGGATAAATACCTTTTGAGTAGTGGGGTGGTGCTTGATGGGGATATTTCTAAATTACACCCCATTGATGAGAGTTTGATTAAAGAAGAGGTTACGCATTCTTGGTATCAATATGAATACACTAAAGAAGTGCAACTCCACCCTTATGACGGGCAAACCAATCCGCATTATACCGGTTTTAAAGACGGCGAGAGCGTGGGGATTGAAAATAAAATAATCCCTACTAAAGTGTTAGACACTAAGGATAAATATTCTTGGATCAAATCGCCCAGGTATAATAGTAAGCCCATGGAGGTAGGCCCTTTAAGTTCTGTCGTGGTGGGTTTAGCGGCTAAAAACCCTTACGTTACTGAAGTGGCTACTAAGTTTTTAAAAGACACTAGATTGCCTTTAGAGGCGTTGTTTTCAACGCTTGGGCGAACGGCAGCAAGGTGTATTGAAGCCAAGACGATTGCTGATAATGGCCTTTTAGCGTTTGATGCGTTAGTGGAAAATCTAAAGAGCGATCAAAGCACTTGCGCTCCTTATCACATTGATAAAAACAAAGAATATAAAGGGCGCTACATTGGTCAAGTGCCAAGGGGCATGCTAAGCCATTGGGTGCGTATTAAAAACGGCGTGGTAGAAAATTATCAAGCGGTCGTGCCTTCTACTTGGAATGCTGGGCCTAGAGACTCTCAAGGCCAAAGGGGGGCTTATGAAATGAGCTTGATTGGCACTAAAATCTCTGATTTAACCCAGCCCTTAGAAATCATTAGAACCATCCATTCTTTTGATCCATGCATCGCATGTTCAGTGCATGTGATGGATTTTAAAGGGCAGTCTTTAAACGAGTTTAAAGTAGAGCCTAATTTCGCTAAATTCTAA
- the cybH gene encoding Ni/Fe-hydrogenase, b-type cytochrome subunit encodes MDKKVVLHKEYSGFVRFFHWVRALSIFALIATGFYIAYPFLQPGSSFYKEMYFLQAYIRSFHVMFGFLLISALIFRTYLFFTKESLVERKSFSQLLSPKAWIDQMKAYFLISGKPNTKGAYNPIQLVAYFTLVVLIVLMSLSGVVLYYNVYHAGLGAFLGSAFKWFEALCGGLANVRFIHHLATWGFILFVPVHVYMVFFHSIRYDSSGADSMINGYGYTKE; translated from the coding sequence ATGGATAAAAAGGTCGTTTTACACAAAGAGTATTCAGGTTTTGTGCGCTTTTTCCATTGGGTTAGGGCTTTGAGTATTTTTGCTTTAATCGCTACGGGGTTTTACATCGCTTACCCTTTTTTGCAACCTGGATCTAGCTTTTATAAAGAAATGTATTTTTTACAAGCCTATATCCGCTCTTTTCATGTCATGTTTGGGTTTTTACTCATTAGTGCATTAATCTTTAGAACCTATCTTTTTTTCACTAAAGAAAGTTTAGTGGAACGCAAAAGTTTTAGCCAACTTTTAAGCCCAAAAGCATGGATAGATCAAATGAAAGCGTATTTTCTTATCAGCGGCAAACCCAACACTAAAGGGGCGTATAACCCTATCCAACTCGTGGCTTATTTCACTTTGGTTGTTTTAATCGTATTGATGAGTTTGAGTGGGGTGGTGCTTTATTATAATGTCTATCACGCTGGGCTTGGGGCGTTTTTAGGAAGCGCTTTTAAATGGTTTGAGGCGCTTTGTGGGGGGTTAGCGAATGTGCGTTTTATCCACCATTTAGCGACTTGGGGGTTTATTTTATTTGTCCCCGTGCATGTTTATATGGTGTTTTTCCATTCTATCCGGTATGATAGTTCAGGGGCGGATTCTATGATTAATGGCTATGGTTATACCAAAGAATGA